The genomic stretch CAGCGGAGACAGATGACCACCCTGGCCGGCAACGTGTATGCCTTTGAGATAAACGGCGATTTTGATGTGTGTCAAGCCCTTGCCAAACGTCTCTTAGGGGACAGGGCCTTTGCGGAGGGCCTGTTCGGGGACCCTGCGCGGTTCACCTCTGCCAATTCCATCAGCGTGGGCCGGCTCCTGCCTCAGGCCGTCTACCCTTTTTTCGCCTATTCCCGCATTGCCGCATATGACGAGCCGATGATTGCCAGCGTGCCCTCCGGGAACTTCGGAGACATGATGGGCACGGTCTTGGCCAAGGAGATGGGTCTTCCCATCCGGAAGATCGTCTGCGGCGTCAACGAGAACGATGAGTTTCCCCAATTCCTGCAAACTCAGGATTACCGGGTCAAACCCTCCAGGAAATCCCCGTCGTCTGCCATGATCGTCTCCAATCCGAGCAATTTTGCGAGACTGGTGGATCTGTATGGGGGGCATGTCTACGACAAAAGGGATGAGGAGGGAAATGTGATTCAGGAAGGCGTCATGGACGTGAGGCCGGACATGGCAGCCATGCGAAGAGATTTTTATTCCATCAGCGTCAGCAACCCGGATCACTATGCAGCCATTCGGGAGGTCTATGAGAGATTCGGGATCATCCTCGAGCCTCATGGGGCCGTGGGCTGGCGGGCCCTGGACGATTTCCTTGAACATCATCATGACCGGCTTGCCGTCATCTATGAGACCGCGGACCCGGGGAAATTTCCCGATGACGTCAAATTGGCGATCGGCGTGACGCCGGATGTGCCTGAACGGATCGCCAGGCAGGCAACACTCAAGGAACGGATATATCGTGTCGGGGCGCCCCCCTTGCAGCGGAAGGATGGTTCCATGGCGCTGAGCGACGGGCAGTACAGGGAAGCAAGAGAGGTCCTAAGAGAGATCTTCGGCTGAGGAATTGAAGGGTTGAGGAATTATGGAAAGCGCAAAAAAGATGAAGGAAAGGGCCGGTCTGATCTACGAGACGCTGGATCCCATCTATACTCACGAAAAAACCGCTCTCACCTATAAAACCCCGTTTCAGCTCCTGGTATCAACCATCCTGTCGGCCCAGTGCACGGACAAGCAGGTGAATATGGTGACAAAGGACCTGTTCAAAAAGTACAAATCCCCCCGGGACTATGTCTCAGCGCCCATTGAAGAACTGGAAGCGGACATCCGGCCGACCGGATTCTACAAGAATAAGGCAAAATCCCTGAAGGGATGTTCTCAGGGTCTGCTGGATCTCTATGGAGGAGAGGTTCCTGCCAGCATGGAGGCGTTGATCAAGCTGCCGGGCGTGGGGAGAAAGACAGCCAACTGCGTACTGGGAGCTGCCTTTGATATCCCCGGTGTAGTGGTGGATACCCATGTGAAGCGGCTTTCCCTTCGGTTGGGGCTCACCCAGAACGAGAATCCGGACAAGATAG from Deltaproteobacteria bacterium encodes the following:
- the nth gene encoding endonuclease III, which codes for MKERAGLIYETLDPIYTHEKTALTYKTPFQLLVSTILSAQCTDKQVNMVTKDLFKKYKSPRDYVSAPIEELEADIRPTGFYKNKAKSLKGCSQGLLDLYGGEVPASMEALIKLPGVGRKTANCVLGAAFDIPGVVVDTHVKRLSLRLGLTQNENPDKIETDLQKILPKERWRRFSDLLIYHGRAVCKARNPDHGRCVISAYCPSRSI
- the thrC gene encoding threonine synthase, translated to MGRITYYSTNNPSEHASFETALMNGLASDYGLYMISKRDIPSLPPDAIQAMKGQSYAQIAYQVLYPFLKEDIEGSDLREMLADAYDEEIIPTQVAHVTGKTHIMWLTRGPTYSFKDYAARFFGRALNYFLTRSGSRRVVVVATSGDTGGAVADALHGLEQIDNIVFFPKGSVTERQRRQMTTLAGNVYAFEINGDFDVCQALAKRLLGDRAFAEGLFGDPARFTSANSISVGRLLPQAVYPFFAYSRIAAYDEPMIASVPSGNFGDMMGTVLAKEMGLPIRKIVCGVNENDEFPQFLQTQDYRVKPSRKSPSSAMIVSNPSNFARLVDLYGGHVYDKRDEEGNVIQEGVMDVRPDMAAMRRDFYSISVSNPDHYAAIREVYERFGIILEPHGAVGWRALDDFLEHHHDRLAVIYETADPGKFPDDVKLAIGVTPDVPERIARQATLKERIYRVGAPPLQRKDGSMALSDGQYREAREVLREIFG